One window of the Candidatus Eisenbacteria bacterium genome contains the following:
- a CDS encoding carboxypeptidase-like regulatory domain-containing protein, producing the protein KDALEHNIHLGLNNGGSIIAQVYLGPDVYSGAYIKGNSGRLLLTAITDNDGYFQFSKLPQGTLNIEISGNSSSRVT; encoded by the coding sequence AAAGGATGCATTAGAACATAATATTCATTTAGGATTAAACAATGGAGGTTCAATAATTGCACAAGTTTACTTAGGGCCTGACGTTTATTCAGGTGCTTACATTAAAGGGAATAGTGGGCGCTTATTACTTACTGCTATAACTGATAATGACGGTTATTTTCAATTTTCTAAATTGCCTCAAGGAACATTAAATATTGAGATAAGCGGTAACTCATCTTCAAGAGTTACTTGA